A DNA window from Arachis hypogaea cultivar Tifrunner chromosome 18, arahy.Tifrunner.gnm2.J5K5, whole genome shotgun sequence contains the following coding sequences:
- the LOC112769734 gene encoding uncharacterized protein — MTERFLLLRYGAHINVEWCNQSRSIKYLFKYVNKGNDRVTATFYKTANGNAEEDEVDEVSMYYDCRYISPCEAAWRIFGYNIHYRDPSVIRLGFHLPNEQPVIFKDHENLDEVARQASTKESMFLGWFEANKEYQEARSLTYAEFPTKLLLNFVRGPISYEEIRTVDDVLYETFRDACYARGLLDDDKEYIDAIEEASSWGSGDYLRKLFATLLFSNSMARPEHVWENTWTLLFDDILHRQRRILDNPDLTLSDEELKDFTLIDIENKLKSHNKSLKDFQSMSYPDLDAYSTDLMTIGVNRLICDELCYDRRRLSYEHNIQLSQLTDEQKGVYKQVMDAVNKKEGGVFFLYGYGGTGKTFFWKTLASGLRSKGQIVLTVASSGIASLLLPGGRTTHARFAIPLNLDEFSTCNIKQGSPLADLLIKTKLIIWDEAPMVNRYCIEALDRTMRDILRFNNSRSEEQLFGGKTIVFGGDFRQILPVIPKGTRQEIVNATINSSYIWNRCKLMTLTKNMRLQGANGDQSCRELKEFADWILSIGDGRCGRSMDGADNVEIPDDILIKEWDDPIVAICREIYPEMMSGMNCDMQVEDRAILAPTLELVDEINRYMMSLNPIEAQTYFSSDKACPTENNNDILAFVHTPELLNTIRCSGVPNHDLTLKVGTPVMLLRNIDHSIGLCNGTRMVLTKLGKHILEAKSILGKNASQKVFIPRMTLSPSDHRIPFKFQRTQFPIMVSYAMTINKSQGQSLSKVGLILKKPVFTHGQLYVAVSRVTNKKGLKILLCHDDDRVRETDNVVYKEVFRNLE, encoded by the exons ATGACGGAAAG GTTCTTACTATTGAGATATGGGGCACACATAAATGTTGAGTGGTGTAACCAATCAAGATCAATCAAGTATTTATTCAAATACGTGAACAAAGGAAATGATCGTGTCACAGCGACTTTCTACAAAACTGCAAACGGAAATGCCGAGGAGGATGAAGTTGATGAAGTTAGCATGTATTATGACTGTAGGTACATATCTCCATGTGAGGCAGCGTGGAGAATTTTTGGATATAATATTCATTACAGAGATCCATCTGTAATTAGGCTCGGATTTCATTTGCCCAATGAGCAACCAGTGATATTCAAAGACCATGAGAACCTTGATGAGGTTGCTAGACAAGCTTCTACGAAGGAGTCGATGTTTTTGGGATGGTTTGAGGCAAACAAAGAATACCAAGAAGCCCGTTCTCTAACTTATGCAGAGTTTCCTACAAA actactcttaaactttGTGAGAGGTCCTATTTCCTACGAAGAGATCAGAACCGTGGATGATGTTTTGTACGAAACATTCAGGGATGCATGCTACGCACGTGGTCTATTGGATGATGACAAAGAATACATTGATGCAATCGAGGAAGCAAGCAGTTGGGGATCTGGAGATTATTTGCGAAAGTTATTTGCAACACtactattttcaaattcaatggcAAGACCTGAACATGTATGGGAAAATACATGGACTTTGCTTTTCGATGACATATTACATCGCCAAAGAAGAATTCTTGACAACCCAG ACCTTACTTTGTCCGACGAAGAGCTTAAGGATTTCACCCTTATAGACATTGAGAACAAGTTGAAAAGTCACAATAAGAGTCTTAAAGATTTTCAATCTATGTCGTATCCCGATTTGGATGCATATTCAACTGATTTGATGACAATAGGAGTGAATCGGCTAATATGTGATGAGCTTTGTTATGATAGACGTAGACTCTCATATGAACACAACATTCAACTATCACAGCTAACTGATGAGCAGAAAGGTGTATACAAACAAGTTATGGATGCTGTTAACAAAAAGGAAGGTGGAGTTTTCTTCTTATATGGATATGGTGGTACAGGAAAGACATTTTTTTGGAAGACTTTAGCATCTGGGTTAAGATCCAAAGGTCAAATAGTATTGACTGTAGCATCAAGCGGAATAGCATCTTTGCTACTACCTGGTGGAAGGACAACTCATGCACGTTTTGCAATCCCCCTAAATCTTGATGAGTTTTCAACATGCAACATAAAACAAGGAAGTCCATTAGCTGATTTGCTGATTAAGACGAAGCTAATAATATGGGATGAAGCTCCTATGGTGAACAGATATTGTATAGAAGCTCTTGATAGGACAATGCGAGATATTTTGAGGTTTAACAACTCAAGAAGCGAGGAACAACTATTTGGAGGGAAGACAATTGTGTTTGGAGGAGATTTTAGACAAATATTACCCGTGATACCCAAAGGGACTAGACAGGAGATTGTAAATGCAACAATTAATTCATCATACATTTGGAATAGATGTAAGTTGATGACACTTACCAAGAACATGCGCCTACAAGGGGCAAATGGCGATCAAAGTTGTAGAGAACTAAAGGAGTTTGCAGATTGGATTTTAAGCATTGGAGATGGGAGATGTGGAAGATCTATGGATGGAGCGGACAATGTTGAAATTCCAGATGACATCCTCATAAAGGAGTGGGATGATCCCATAGTTGCTATTTGTAGAGAAATTTACCCAGAAATGATGAGCGGAATGAACTGTGATATGCAAGTTGAAGATCGAGCTATTCTCGCACCCACATTGGAGTTGGTTGATGAAATCAATAGGTACATGATGAGTTTAAACCCAATTGAAGCACAAACATATTTCAGCAGTGACAAAGCATGCCCTACGGAGAACAATAATGACATATTAGCTTTTGTCCACACTCCTGAACTCCTAAACACAATTAGGTGCTCTGGGGTGCCAAACCACGACTTAACACTTAAGGTAGGTACTCCCGTCATGTTACTTCGAAACATCGATCACTCTATAGGTTTGTGCAATGGGACCCGGATGGTTCTCACAAAGCTtggaaaacacatattagaagctaaaAGCATCTTAGGAAAAAACGCAAGTCAAAAGGTGTTCATTCCAAGGATGACTTTAAGCCCATCCGACCATAGGATACCGTTCAAATTCCAACGCACACAATTCCCTATCATGGTATCCTATGCAATGACTATTAATAAAAGTCAAGGTCAATCGTTATCGAAAGTTGGTTTGATATTAAAAAAGCCTGTTTTTACCCATGGACAATTGTATGTTGCCGTTTCAAGGGTTACAAATAAAAAAGGTCTAAAGATACTTCTATGTCATGATGATGATAGAGTTAGGGAGACTGACAACGTGGTTTACAAAGAGGTCTTCAGAAATCTTGAATAA